The following coding sequences are from one Methanococcoides orientis window:
- a CDS encoding DUF2240 family protein, which translates to MMDEFGLVVASPFKKNAASSLSIKDFEFALSFDFKWMSPVQASKVRDQAIMSSILKFENGELVLNMDADAVDIPAGFKPSEDLFREKGNVEKIMDLLITNSDLDKRDVASRINIKQDSLAGLIDAEVAALLLAHEMGCDVGDLFDVVYQRVTGISDQQ; encoded by the coding sequence ATGATGGATGAATTTGGCCTCGTAGTGGCTTCCCCTTTCAAGAAGAATGCCGCATCTTCTCTTTCTATAAAGGATTTTGAATTTGCATTGTCCTTTGACTTTAAATGGATGTCTCCTGTACAGGCATCAAAGGTGAGGGATCAGGCTATCATGTCTTCGATCCTGAAATTTGAAAATGGTGAACTTGTGCTGAACATGGATGCTGATGCAGTGGATATTCCTGCCGGGTTCAAACCATCTGAAGATCTCTTTCGGGAAAAAGGCAATGTTGAGAAGATAATGGACCTTCTCATTACAAATAGTGATTTGGACAAAAGGGATGTTGCTTCGCGCATAAATATCAAACAGGATTCTCTGGCAGGGCTTATTGATGCGGAAGTAGCAGCTTTGCTATTGGCTCATGAAATGGGATGTGATGTCGGGGACCTTTTTGATGTAGTCTATCAAAGAGTAACAGGTATTTCTGATCAACAATGA
- a CDS encoding 50S ribosomal protein L18e, with protein MGKKTQAKISRKTNPRIPSLIAVLKDSARDNDAPIWKDMAKRLEKPNRNYAEVNLSKINRCAAENELVMIPGKVLGAGVLGHAVTVAALSFSTTAVDKITSAGGKCITIEQVLEENPAGSGIRILK; from the coding sequence ATGGGAAAAAAAACACAAGCTAAAATCTCAAGGAAAACCAATCCAAGGATTCCATCGTTAATCGCAGTGCTAAAAGACTCAGCACGTGACAACGACGCACCTATCTGGAAAGATATGGCAAAGAGGCTCGAGAAACCTAACAGGAACTATGCTGAGGTAAATCTGAGTAAGATCAACAGGTGTGCAGCAGAGAACGAACTGGTTATGATTCCAGGTAAGGTACTGGGTGCCGGTGTACTGGGACATGCTGTAACTGTTGCAGCATTGAGTTTCAGCACAACTGCTGTTGATAAGATCACAAGTGCAGGCGGAAAATGCATTACCATTGAACAGGTTCTGGAAGAAAATCCAGCAGGTTCTGGTATCAGGATCTTGAAGTGA
- a CDS encoding 50S ribosomal protein L13: MTVIDANGLIMGRLASNVAKRLLAGEKIAIVNAENAVISGSKITTFEEYDEIRNMGTREFGPYFPKRPDRILKRTVRGMLPYKRARGKEAMANLKIYVGIPTEFEEAELTTVDGANMTRLSSNKYVTIGDLSRKLGSKF, from the coding sequence ATGACGGTAATCGATGCAAATGGTTTAATTATGGGCAGACTTGCAAGTAACGTTGCAAAGAGACTGCTTGCAGGTGAGAAGATCGCAATTGTAAATGCTGAGAATGCTGTGATCTCCGGTTCAAAGATAACAACCTTTGAAGAATATGATGAGATCAGGAATATGGGCACACGTGAATTTGGTCCTTACTTCCCAAAGAGACCAGACAGGATCCTCAAGAGGACTGTCAGGGGAATGCTTCCATACAAGCGCGCAAGGGGCAAGGAAGCAATGGCTAACCTTAAGATCTATGTAGGGATCCCTACTGAGTTCGAGGAAGCAGAACTTACAACTGTCGATGGAGCAAACATGACACGTTTGAGTTCTAACAAGTATGTGACCATTGGTGATCTTAGCCGCAAATTAGGATCAAAATTCTAA
- a CDS encoding 30S ribosomal protein S9 yields the protein MSTKVVNSSGKNKTAIARATVSAGTGKARVNKKPVEIYEPEFAKLKIIEPLMLAGDTVSSLDIDVKVSGGGIIGQANAIRTAIARGIVEWTNDTDLRDAFMAYDRNLLVNDSRQKETKKFGGPGARAKYQKSYR from the coding sequence ATGTCTACTAAAGTTGTCAATTCATCAGGTAAGAACAAGACTGCAATTGCACGTGCAACAGTTTCTGCAGGTACAGGTAAGGCAAGGGTCAACAAGAAACCTGTTGAGATCTATGAACCTGAATTTGCAAAACTTAAGATAATCGAACCTCTTATGCTGGCAGGAGATACAGTTTCCAGCCTTGACATTGATGTTAAGGTAAGTGGAGGCGGAATCATTGGCCAGGCAAATGCGATCAGGACTGCTATCGCAAGAGGTATTGTTGAGTGGACCAACGACACCGATCTAAGGGATGCTTTTATGGCATACGACAGGAACCTTCTGGTCAACGACTCCAGACAGAAAGAGACCAAGAAGTTCGGTGGACCTGGCGCTCGCGCTAAATATCAGAAATCTTACAGGTAA
- a CDS encoding DNA-directed RNA polymerase subunit N, whose protein sequence is MIPVRCFTCGKVIAGSWEEYTRRVKDGEDPAVVLDDLNFTRYCCRRMFLAHVNLVDIMAPYQ, encoded by the coding sequence ATGATTCCAGTTCGCTGTTTCACATGTGGAAAAGTAATTGCAGGAAGCTGGGAAGAGTATACCAGGCGTGTGAAGGATGGAGAAGATCCTGCAGTTGTACTTGATGATCTTAATTTCACAAGATACTGTTGCAGGCGTATGTTCCTCGCACACGTCAACCTTGTGGATATAATGGCTCCGTATCAGTGA
- a CDS encoding DNA-directed RNA polymerase subunit K, with protein MSKEKFTRYERARIIGARSLQIAMEAPILIDTDSTDSLHIATLEFEKGVIPVTVKRNYE; from the coding sequence TTGAGCAAAGAGAAGTTTACTAGGTATGAGCGTGCAAGGATCATTGGTGCAAGATCACTTCAGATAGCAATGGAAGCTCCAATATTGATCGACACTGATAGTACTGATTCGCTGCACATCGCTACATTGGAATTTGAGAAAGGTGTTATACCAGTTACAGTGAAGAGAAATTACGAATAA
- the rpsB gene encoding 30S ribosomal protein S2, which yields MESTENIEVNAEESAAAQEATESTSLVPIDEYLAAGVHIGTQQKTQNMMKFVYRVRTDGLYVLDIQSTDERIRSIAHFLSKYDPSRILVVSARQYGQYPATMFSKAVGAVSRVGRFIPGTLTNPVQEGFYEPDAIIVTDPAGDAQVIKEAVSVGIPVVAFCDTNNMTSNVDLVIPTNNKGRKALSLVYWLLAREVANERGIPFNYELTDFETGL from the coding sequence ATGGAATCTACAGAAAATATTGAAGTTAATGCTGAAGAAAGCGCAGCAGCACAGGAAGCAACCGAATCAACATCATTAGTGCCTATAGATGAATATCTGGCAGCAGGCGTACACATTGGTACACAGCAGAAGACCCAGAATATGATGAAGTTCGTCTACCGTGTAAGGACAGATGGTCTTTACGTTCTTGATATCCAGTCAACAGATGAGAGAATCAGGTCAATTGCACATTTCCTTTCAAAATATGATCCTTCCAGAATACTTGTTGTATCCGCACGTCAGTACGGTCAGTATCCTGCAACAATGTTCTCCAAGGCAGTAGGCGCAGTTTCAAGAGTTGGAAGGTTCATTCCAGGTACTCTTACAAACCCTGTACAGGAAGGCTTCTATGAGCCAGATGCAATTATTGTGACAGATCCTGCAGGAGATGCACAGGTAATTAAGGAAGCTGTCAGCGTGGGTATTCCTGTAGTTGCATTTTGTGATACCAACAACATGACATCCAATGTCGATCTTGTTATCCCAACCAACAACAAGGGTAGGAAAGCACTTTCACTTGTTTACTGGCTTCTTGCAAGGGAAGTTGCAAACGAAAGGGGCATTCCTTTCAACTACGAGTTAACCGATTTTGAAACAGGTCTTTAA
- a CDS encoding MEMO1 family protein, with the protein MRQPTVAGQFYPLSPKTLKKEVSKCFNGIEETPRDVIGAVVPHAGYIYSGSVAANVYASLPKADTYIFFGPNHTGYGSPVAMSQDTWKTPLGEIETDKDIGKLLAGSIIDMDEIAHRYEHSIEVQIPFLQHRFGNDFKILPICMGLQDEETAVEVGQEVARAAKESGKKVVFIASSDMSHYVPVEHAERVDHYLIEAILDMDIPELYRRRSEENISACGYGPISAMLSAAKEYGAKCVKLIKYATSGEVSGDPMVVGYAGIIVE; encoded by the coding sequence ATGAGACAACCAACTGTTGCAGGCCAGTTCTATCCGTTAAGTCCGAAGACCCTTAAAAAAGAGGTTTCCAAGTGTTTTAATGGCATTGAGGAAACTCCTCGCGATGTTATCGGGGCAGTAGTTCCTCATGCAGGATATATTTATTCAGGGTCAGTTGCAGCAAATGTTTATGCGAGCTTACCTAAAGCTGATACGTACATATTTTTTGGACCGAATCATACGGGTTATGGGTCTCCTGTGGCGATGTCACAGGATACGTGGAAGACTCCACTTGGGGAGATCGAAACCGATAAGGATATTGGCAAGCTTCTTGCAGGTTCCATTATCGATATGGATGAGATTGCCCACAGGTACGAGCATTCCATAGAAGTGCAGATACCTTTCCTTCAGCACAGGTTCGGGAATGATTTCAAGATCCTTCCTATATGTATGGGTTTACAGGATGAGGAAACTGCTGTGGAAGTCGGTCAGGAAGTTGCACGTGCAGCCAAAGAGTCTGGGAAGAAAGTCGTTTTCATCGCATCAAGTGATATGTCGCATTATGTCCCTGTAGAGCATGCTGAACGTGTAGATCATTACCTGATAGAAGCCATTCTGGATATGGATATACCTGAACTCTATCGCAGAAGATCTGAGGAGAACATCTCGGCCTGTGGATATGGTCCGATCTCAGCAATGTTGAGCGCTGCAAAGGAATACGGTGCAAAGTGCGTCAAATTGATCAAATACGCCACAAGCGGAGAGGTTTCAGGCGATCCTATGGTTGTAGGATATGCTGGCATAATTGTGGAATGA
- a CDS encoding mevalonate kinase translates to MITCSAPGKVYLFGEHAVVYGEPAICCAVDIRTRVSVAPADSITISSSLGTTDIDFKTHPYVSAVVERFQNMSSLEGVSISIESEIPVGSGLGSSAAVTIATIKALDALLGTGLELDDIARMGHEVEQSIQGAASQTDTYVCTMGGVVMIPQRKGLDLIDCAIVIGNTNIFSSTKELVANVAELNEKFPDVIGPVLSSIGKMSATGEELVNAKDYISVGKLMNINQGLLDAIGVGCSELSSFTYAARNSGAYGAKITGAGGGGCMVAIAPHECVSGVAAAIASAGGEVVVTKATDIGVRVESQ, encoded by the coding sequence ATGATCACATGTTCCGCACCGGGGAAAGTCTATCTTTTCGGTGAACATGCCGTAGTTTACGGTGAACCCGCTATCTGCTGTGCAGTGGATATACGCACACGTGTAAGTGTTGCACCTGCAGATTCCATTACTATTAGTTCAAGCCTCGGTACTACAGATATTGATTTTAAAACCCATCCTTATGTTTCAGCTGTTGTAGAGCGTTTCCAGAATATGTCCTCTCTTGAAGGTGTAAGCATCAGCATCGAGTCTGAGATACCTGTTGGTTCCGGACTTGGATCGTCTGCTGCTGTTACTATAGCAACAATAAAAGCATTGGATGCTTTGCTTGGCACTGGCCTCGAGCTTGATGATATTGCACGAATGGGACATGAGGTCGAGCAGAGTATACAGGGTGCTGCAAGTCAGACGGATACATATGTATGCACCATGGGTGGAGTTGTCATGATCCCCCAACGCAAAGGGCTTGATCTTATTGATTGTGCTATTGTTATCGGTAATACCAATATTTTCTCTTCGACAAAGGAGCTTGTAGCAAACGTTGCAGAGCTTAATGAGAAATTCCCTGATGTTATAGGTCCCGTTCTGTCATCCATCGGAAAGATGTCAGCTACGGGTGAGGAGCTTGTGAATGCAAAGGATTATATTTCCGTCGGCAAGCTTATGAATATTAATCAAGGGCTTCTGGATGCAATTGGCGTAGGCTGTTCTGAATTAAGTTCATTTACATATGCTGCCCGTAACAGTGGTGCATATGGTGCAAAGATTACCGGTGCAGGGGGCGGTGGTTGTATGGTGGCGATCGCTCCACATGAATGTGTGAGTGGGGTAGCTGCTGCCATTGCTTCTGCAGGCGGGGAAGTGGTTGTGACAAAAGCAACAGATATTGGTGTAAGGGTGGAATCCCAGTGA
- a CDS encoding isopentenyl phosphate kinase, translating into MSSTNDITILKIGGSVITDKNSEDGLAWEEEIVRIAREISGFEEKLIIVHGAGSFGHPQAKRYALTERFHAEGAVVTHNAVKSLNRIVVDILDEEGVNAIAVHPMGCTVAKGGRISEMYLGSILLMLEKGLVPVLHGDVVMDTEKGVSIVSGDQVIPYLATTLGASRIGVGSAANGVLDDKGNTIPVITSDNFEDMKRYIGGSAGTDVTGGMLGKVLEMLELGKTSSITSYIFNATVAGNVSSFLNGENIGTAIKDS; encoded by the coding sequence GTGAGTTCAACAAACGATATCACAATATTGAAAATTGGCGGGAGCGTCATCACCGACAAGAATTCGGAGGATGGTCTTGCCTGGGAAGAAGAGATAGTCCGCATTGCGCGTGAGATCTCAGGTTTTGAAGAAAAACTTATCATTGTTCATGGTGCCGGTTCATTTGGTCATCCTCAGGCGAAGAGGTATGCCCTTACCGAAAGGTTCCATGCAGAAGGTGCGGTTGTCACCCACAATGCTGTGAAATCTTTGAACAGGATCGTCGTGGATATTCTGGATGAAGAAGGTGTCAATGCGATCGCAGTGCACCCAATGGGTTGTACTGTTGCAAAGGGTGGCAGGATCTCAGAGATGTATCTGGGCAGCATTCTTTTGATGCTTGAAAAGGGTCTTGTACCTGTATTGCATGGTGATGTTGTAATGGATACTGAAAAAGGCGTATCTATCGTGTCAGGTGATCAGGTAATACCTTATCTTGCAACGACACTTGGTGCTTCCCGCATTGGTGTTGGAAGTGCTGCAAATGGTGTCCTTGACGATAAAGGCAACACTATTCCTGTGATCACTTCGGACAATTTTGAAGATATGAAGAGATATATTGGTGGTTCGGCAGGTACGGATGTGACCGGTGGCATGCTTGGGAAAGTGCTTGAGATGCTGGAGCTTGGAAAAACATCAAGTATAACTTCATATATATTCAATGCAACAGTTGCAGGTAATGTTTCGAGTTTTCTTAATGGCGAGAATATCGGAACTGCAATTAAAGATTCATAA
- the fni gene encoding type 2 isopentenyl-diphosphate Delta-isomerase — MINLSTSRRKIEHLEHCAQRPVESKDVTSGFDDVMLVHRALPQINMDEIDLSTEFLGRELKAPFLIASITGGHPDTKPVNAALAEAAEEMGVGIGVGSQRAAIEDPEQEDSFSIVRDVAPNAFVYGNIGAAQLREYDIEAIERLVEMLDADAMAVHLNFLQEAIQPEGDRDATGVLEAIEEVCSLKVPIIAKETGAGISKEDAELLKTAGVSAIDVGGVGGTSWSGVEVYRARESGDKIFEDLGNLYWDFGIPTVSSVLECRSSLPVIATGGVRTGLDIAKSLSLGAYAASAALPFVAPALIGKDAVVESLSAMLNELGVAMFLCGCGTVSELRTESKAVVTGWTKEYITQRVFGINKL; from the coding sequence TTGATAAATTTGAGTACGTCCAGGAGAAAGATAGAACATCTTGAGCATTGTGCGCAGCGTCCGGTAGAGTCAAAGGATGTCACATCAGGATTCGATGATGTGATGCTCGTACACAGAGCACTGCCTCAGATCAATATGGATGAGATCGATCTTTCCACTGAATTCCTTGGAAGGGAGCTTAAGGCACCTTTTTTGATAGCATCCATTACCGGAGGTCATCCGGATACCAAGCCGGTAAATGCAGCACTTGCAGAAGCTGCTGAAGAAATGGGCGTTGGTATTGGTGTAGGCAGTCAGAGGGCTGCCATAGAGGATCCTGAACAAGAAGATTCGTTCAGTATTGTGCGTGATGTAGCTCCGAATGCATTTGTCTATGGGAATATCGGGGCAGCCCAGCTCAGGGAATACGATATAGAAGCCATTGAAAGGCTTGTGGAAATGCTGGATGCAGATGCAATGGCAGTTCATCTCAATTTCCTTCAGGAGGCTATACAGCCTGAAGGTGACAGGGATGCTACCGGTGTGCTTGAGGCTATAGAAGAAGTATGTTCATTGAAGGTCCCGATAATTGCAAAGGAAACAGGAGCAGGCATCTCCAAGGAAGACGCAGAACTGCTTAAAACTGCAGGGGTCAGTGCAATAGATGTCGGCGGAGTTGGTGGGACGAGTTGGTCCGGTGTAGAAGTCTATCGGGCAAGAGAAAGCGGTGATAAGATATTCGAGGATCTGGGCAATCTGTACTGGGATTTTGGTATCCCTACAGTTTCCAGTGTGCTTGAATGCAGAAGTTCCCTTCCTGTGATAGCCACTGGTGGTGTCAGAACAGGTCTTGATATTGCAAAATCCCTCTCTCTGGGAGCATACGCTGCAAGTGCAGCACTTCCTTTTGTAGCACCTGCACTGATCGGAAAGGATGCAGTAGTGGAAAGTTTGTCAGCCATGCTCAATGAACTGGGGGTAGCAATGTTCCTTTGTGGATGTGGAACTGTCAGTGAGCTTCGTACTGAGTCTAAGGCAGTGGTCACAGGCTGGACAAAGGAATACATTACACAGCGTGTTTTTGGCATAAACAAGCTCTAA
- a CDS encoding RNase J family beta-CASP ribonuclease, translating into MTDIGIIAVGGYNEMGRNMTAIRVDEDIIIVDMGLRLDRVQIHEDVEIDKMHSLELIEMGAIPDDTIMKQVNGNVAAIVCTHGHLDHIGAISKLAHRYTAPIIGTPYTVALVKQQIESERKFGVKNRIIPVEAGGIYQVNDDVSIELIRVQHSIIDAVFVAVHTPAGAVLYACDFKLDRTPTLGEQPDFDRLRELGQEGVICMMVESTNAKRAGKTPSERIAHDMVRDVLLGTEESDVGMIVTTFASHISRINSIIQFAEEMGRIPVLMGRSMDKYVVTAKNMGYIDFPDNVEIYGKRKDIDKAFKKIMKEGKEKYLPIVTGHQGEPGAILSRVAKGDTPYEIESGDRIIFSANVIPSPMTQANRYALETKIRMRGGRIYDNVHVSGHAYREDHWELLRLINPEHVIPAHGTIEMHSAYIEMAEDAGYVLGDTVHLLRNGEELYIEE; encoded by the coding sequence ATGACAGATATTGGAATAATAGCAGTTGGCGGATATAATGAAATGGGCCGCAACATGACTGCTATAAGGGTTGACGAGGACATCATTATCGTAGATATGGGTCTGAGATTGGATAGGGTCCAGATCCATGAGGATGTGGAAATTGATAAGATGCATTCTCTTGAACTGATAGAGATGGGTGCTATACCTGATGATACTATTATGAAGCAGGTCAACGGCAACGTCGCTGCTATCGTTTGTACACACGGGCACCTTGATCACATTGGTGCAATCTCAAAGCTTGCACACAGGTACACTGCACCGATCATCGGTACTCCGTACACTGTAGCTCTTGTTAAGCAGCAGATCGAATCAGAACGCAAGTTCGGTGTAAAGAACAGGATAATCCCTGTTGAAGCAGGTGGTATCTACCAGGTCAATGATGATGTATCCATTGAGCTGATACGTGTTCAGCACAGTATAATCGACGCTGTATTCGTAGCAGTCCACACACCAGCAGGTGCTGTACTTTATGCTTGTGATTTCAAGCTTGACCGTACACCTACACTGGGTGAGCAGCCGGACTTTGACAGGCTCAGGGAACTTGGACAGGAAGGCGTTATCTGCATGATGGTAGAGAGTACCAATGCAAAACGTGCAGGAAAAACACCTTCTGAGAGGATCGCTCATGACATGGTCCGTGATGTACTTCTTGGTACAGAGGAATCTGATGTTGGAATGATCGTAACGACATTTGCTTCCCATATATCCCGTATTAACTCGATCATCCAGTTCGCTGAAGAGATGGGCCGTATTCCTGTATTAATGGGTCGTTCCATGGACAAGTATGTAGTAACTGCAAAGAACATGGGATACATTGATTTCCCTGATAATGTAGAGATCTACGGTAAGAGGAAGGACATCGATAAGGCGTTCAAGAAGATCATGAAAGAAGGGAAGGAAAAATACCTGCCTATTGTAACTGGTCATCAGGGTGAACCTGGTGCTATTCTTTCACGAGTTGCAAAGGGTGATACTCCTTATGAAATTGAGTCCGGTGACCGTATCATCTTCTCTGCAAACGTGATCCCAAGTCCAATGACGCAGGCAAACCGCTATGCACTGGAAACCAAGATCCGAATGAGGGGTGGACGTATCTATGATAACGTGCACGTTTCAGGACACGCTTATCGTGAGGACCACTGGGAACTTCTGAGGTTGATCAATCCGGAACACGTTATCCCTGCTCACGGTACTATCGAGATGCACAGTGCTTATATTGAGATGGCAGAAGATGCCGGATACGTTCTGGGCGATACTGTACACCTGTTGAGAAATGGTGAAGAACTATATATTGAAGAATGA
- a CDS encoding polyprenyl synthetase family protein yields the protein MDLMDEIKKRSVHVDTGIEELLPIAHPEELYKASRYLPDAGGKRLRPTVLMLATEAVGGDPMSVIPAAVAVELVHNFTLVHDDIMDNDDIRRGMPSVHVKWSSEGAILAGDTLYSKAFEIISSMEKDPARILKCVALLSKTCTEICEGQWMDIDFETRDSVSEEEYLEMVEKKTSVLYGAVAKVGALLGGASDEVADALYEFGRLVGISFQIQDDVIDMVTPEEILGKVRGSDLIEGKRTLIAIHALNNGVELDIFGKGGTATSEQIDEAVAILEKSGSIGYAQELSASYLENGKKMLDILEDSEAKDLLLAIADYMVTRNY from the coding sequence ATGGATCTTATGGATGAAATAAAAAAGCGAAGTGTGCATGTTGATACAGGGATCGAGGAGCTTCTTCCGATCGCACATCCTGAAGAGCTTTACAAAGCATCAAGATACTTACCGGATGCAGGTGGTAAACGCCTCCGTCCTACAGTCCTTATGCTTGCAACTGAAGCTGTGGGTGGAGATCCCATGTCAGTTATTCCGGCAGCAGTGGCTGTGGAACTGGTTCACAATTTCACCCTTGTTCATGACGATATAATGGACAATGATGATATCAGGCGTGGAATGCCTTCTGTTCATGTAAAGTGGAGCAGTGAGGGTGCTATTCTTGCAGGAGATACTCTCTATTCCAAAGCTTTTGAGATCATCTCATCTATGGAGAAGGATCCTGCACGCATACTGAAGTGCGTTGCTCTTCTTTCAAAGACCTGTACTGAAATATGTGAAGGTCAGTGGATGGACATTGATTTCGAGACTCGTGATTCTGTTTCAGAAGAAGAGTATCTTGAGATGGTGGAGAAGAAGACTTCTGTGCTCTATGGTGCAGTGGCAAAGGTCGGTGCTCTGCTTGGCGGAGCTTCCGATGAGGTTGCAGATGCACTTTATGAGTTTGGTCGTCTTGTGGGTATCAGTTTCCAGATACAGGATGATGTCATCGACATGGTGACCCCAGAGGAGATACTAGGTAAGGTCCGTGGAAGTGACCTGATAGAAGGTAAGAGGACACTTATCGCTATTCACGCTCTAAACAATGGCGTTGAACTTGACATATTCGGAAAAGGCGGAACTGCTACTTCAGAACAGATCGATGAGGCAGTTGCCATACTTGAAAAGTCAGGTTCTATTGGCTATGCACAGGAACTTTCTGCATCTTACCTTGAAAATGGTAAGAAGATGCTTGATATTCTTGAAGACTCTGAAGCAAAGGACCTTCTGCTTGCTATCGCAGACTACATGGTAACCAGGAACTATTGA
- the amrS gene encoding AmmeMemoRadiSam system radical SAM enzyme, with amino-acid sequence MLKEAMFYEKLDEGKVRCNLCNHRCRISSGKSGICGVRENRDGTLYSLIYNTVSSEAVDPIEKKPLFHFKPGSKAYSLGTIGCNFRCKHCQNWTISQVRLDEAVSVEITPEEAVNRAIATGSASIAWTYNEPTIWYEYTYDSAKLAKEAGLGTVYVTNGYITPEALRHISPYLDAFRVDIKAFTEEFYKETVGAKLAPVLESAKLARELGMHVEVINLIIPTLNDSEDELRQLSAWVYENLGANTPIHFTRFQPHYKMKHLPPTPVETLEMAHGIALDEGLKYVYIGNVFGHQYESTFCPSCGELLIGRGLFDVSEYNITPEHKCRNCGEPIDIYGEYGGL; translated from the coding sequence ATGCTCAAAGAGGCAATGTTCTATGAAAAGCTGGATGAGGGGAAAGTGAGATGCAATCTTTGCAATCACAGGTGCAGGATATCTTCTGGTAAAAGTGGTATCTGCGGCGTAAGGGAGAATCGGGATGGTACTCTTTATTCTCTCATATACAACACAGTTTCCAGTGAGGCAGTTGATCCCATAGAGAAGAAACCACTGTTCCACTTTAAACCAGGTTCAAAGGCATATTCCCTGGGTACCATTGGATGTAATTTCAGATGCAAGCACTGTCAGAACTGGACTATTTCCCAGGTCAGGCTTGACGAGGCCGTATCCGTGGAGATAACTCCTGAGGAAGCAGTAAACAGGGCAATTGCCACAGGGTCCGCTTCCATTGCCTGGACCTATAACGAACCGACCATCTGGTATGAGTACACTTATGATTCTGCAAAGCTGGCAAAGGAGGCCGGACTTGGGACAGTATATGTGACCAACGGCTACATAACTCCGGAAGCACTACGACACATTTCTCCTTACCTTGATGCTTTCAGGGTGGACATCAAAGCCTTTACGGAAGAGTTCTACAAGGAAACTGTGGGTGCCAAACTTGCACCTGTGCTGGAGTCCGCAAAACTGGCAAGAGAACTTGGAATGCATGTGGAGGTTATTAATCTTATCATCCCGACGCTGAATGATTCAGAGGATGAGCTGCGGCAACTATCTGCATGGGTGTATGAAAATCTGGGTGCCAACACTCCTATACACTTTACCCGTTTCCAGCCTCATTATAAGATGAAGCACCTGCCGCCTACACCGGTGGAAACGCTTGAGATGGCTCACGGCATTGCGTTGGATGAAGGCCTGAAGTATGTTTACATTGGAAACGTATTCGGGCACCAGTATGAAAGCACATTCTGTCCTTCCTGTGGTGAATTGCTGATAGGGCGCGGACTCTTCGATGTAAGCGAGTATAATATTACTCCGGAGCACAAGTGCCGCAATTGTGGAGAACCTATTGACATTTATGGTGAGTACGGCGGGCTTTGA
- a CDS encoding ArsR/SmtB family transcription factor, which yields MIIPEPIENEVKLLGGTEGIALRIADDDKIARQSGIHHALSSSIRLKILNLVLVQPLCVCLIKDITNMPDSKLSYHLSILVDNGLIRREKSGNWIIYHPTEEGRKYKVEP from the coding sequence ATGATAATTCCTGAACCGATCGAAAATGAAGTGAAGCTACTTGGGGGAACTGAAGGTATTGCATTGAGGATCGCAGATGATGACAAGATCGCCAGGCAAAGTGGCATCCATCATGCCCTATCATCCTCCATCCGCCTGAAGATACTCAACCTTGTGCTGGTGCAGCCCCTGTGCGTCTGCCTAATCAAGGATATCACTAATATGCCCGATTCAAAACTCTCCTACCATCTTTCAATTCTTGTGGACAATGGACTTATCCGCCGTGAGAAAAGTGGTAACTGGATAATCTATCACCCAACAGAAGAAGGCAGGAAATATAAGGTGGAACCTTAA